A stretch of Rhizobium viscosum DNA encodes these proteins:
- a CDS encoding TfoX/Sxy family protein: MDNAGIEEMFQSLGPVTIKRMFGGKGIYHLGRILALEVRDEILLKADEESAPEFAAAGASQWFYEGKKGAPVKMPYWSIPDEAYDDPDVMARWVRLAYEAALRAE; encoded by the coding sequence ATGGACAATGCCGGCATCGAGGAAATGTTTCAATCGCTTGGCCCCGTCACCATCAAGCGCATGTTCGGCGGCAAGGGCATCTACCATCTCGGCCGTATCCTGGCACTCGAAGTGCGCGACGAAATCCTGCTGAAGGCCGATGAAGAGAGCGCTCCGGAGTTTGCCGCGGCAGGTGCCAGCCAATGGTTCTACGAAGGCAAGAAGGGCGCTCCGGTGAAGATGCCCTACTGGAGCATTCCCGACGAGGCTTATGACGACCCCGATGTCATGGCGCGCTGGGTGCGGCTTGCCTATGAGGCCGCGTTACGGGCCGAATAA
- a CDS encoding GNAT family N-acetyltransferase translates to MQNSILIRPYTPEDSDATIEIFLRAIREVSSRDYSPAQINAWAQVEDPAKWAERRISRPAWIADIDDKPVGFSDLVADGCLDMMFVHPEFQGLGVASRLLARVEQEALVSGMERIYTHASLTARPFFEHKGFVVVTQQIVEKRGQKLDNFVMEKFYPPSS, encoded by the coding sequence GTGCAGAACTCCATCCTGATCCGGCCTTATACGCCCGAGGATAGCGACGCGACGATCGAGATCTTCCTCCGCGCCATCCGCGAAGTCTCGTCACGCGATTATTCGCCTGCACAGATCAATGCCTGGGCGCAGGTGGAAGATCCCGCCAAGTGGGCCGAGCGCCGGATAAGCCGCCCGGCCTGGATCGCAGACATTGACGACAAGCCGGTCGGCTTCTCCGATCTCGTCGCCGATGGTTGCCTGGACATGATGTTCGTGCATCCGGAATTTCAGGGGCTCGGTGTTGCAAGCCGGCTGCTGGCGCGTGTCGAGCAGGAGGCGCTGGTATCAGGCATGGAGCGGATCTACACGCATGCGAGCCTGACGGCGCGACCATTTTTCGAGCACAAGGGGTTCGTCGTGGTCACTCAACAGATCGTCGAAAAGCGCGGGCAGAAGCTCGACAATTTCGTGATGGAGAAGTTCTACCCGCCTTCATCCTGA
- the rpe gene encoding ribulose-phosphate 3-epimerase — protein sequence MTTLPIRIAPSILAADFAKLGEEVRNVTAAGADWIHLDVMDGHFVPNISFGPDVIKSLRSYTDATFDCHLMISPADPYLEAFAKAGCDRITVHAEAGPHLHRSLQTIRHLGKKVGVTLNPATPLSVVENVLDDVDLILIMSVNPGFGGQKFIPAMVDKIAAAKSLIGDRPIELEVDGGVTVDTAPAVAKAGGNVLVAGSAIFKGGSVEAYRQAISALRNAAEGAR from the coding sequence ATGACGACACTGCCCATTCGCATCGCACCGTCGATCCTGGCGGCAGATTTTGCAAAGCTCGGCGAAGAGGTGCGCAACGTCACCGCGGCCGGCGCCGACTGGATCCATCTCGACGTCATGGACGGTCATTTTGTGCCGAACATTTCCTTCGGCCCTGATGTCATCAAGTCGCTGCGCTCCTATACGGATGCGACCTTTGACTGCCATCTGATGATCTCGCCTGCCGATCCCTATCTGGAGGCCTTCGCAAAGGCGGGCTGTGACCGCATAACCGTGCATGCCGAGGCCGGACCGCACCTGCACCGCTCGCTGCAAACGATCCGCCATCTCGGCAAGAAGGTCGGCGTCACGCTTAATCCGGCAACGCCGCTCTCGGTGGTCGAGAACGTGCTTGACGATGTCGACCTCATTCTCATTATGTCCGTCAACCCCGGTTTCGGCGGCCAGAAATTCATTCCGGCAATGGTAGACAAGATCGCCGCGGCAAAGTCACTCATCGGTGACCGCCCGATAGAACTTGAGGTGGACGGCGGCGTGACGGTCGACACCGCGCCTGCCGTGGCAAAGGCCGGCGGCAATGTGCTCGTCGCCGGATCGGCAATTTTCAAGGGCGGCTCGGTCGAGGCCTATCGTCAGGCCATTTCCGCCCTTCGCAACGCGGCTGAGGGGGCTCGCTGA
- a CDS encoding DEAD/DEAH box helicase, with the protein MTTFAELGLSPKVLSAVTDAGYTIPTPIQAGAIPFALERRDICGIAQTGTGKTASFVLPMLSLLEKGRARARMPRTLILEPTRELAAQVAENFEKYGKNHRLNVALLIGGVSFEDQDRKLERGADVLICTPGRLLDHFERGKLLMSGVEILVIDEADRMLDMGFIPDIERIAKLIPFTRQTLFFSATMPPEIQKLADRFLQNPERIEVAKPASASKTITQRFVASHDKDYEKRAVLRDLIRAQEDLKNAIIFCNRKKDVADLFRSLERHGFSVGALHGDMDQRSRMTMLANFKDGNIKLLVASDVAARGLDIPDVSHVFNFDVPIHSEDYVHRIGRTGRAGRSGASFTIVTRRDQKHADAIEKLIGEKVEWLNGDLSALPPAEESRDSERSPRRGKGRERDKDRGRDRRSSSHKSDINAEDNGGEVVEAAAKADSVKNERKAEQKSQNNARGNRPYPANDDNRERRRHRDHDDGPTPVGFGDDIPAFMLIAANAKI; encoded by the coding sequence TTGACGACATTTGCTGAACTTGGTTTGAGCCCCAAAGTGCTCTCCGCTGTTACCGATGCGGGCTACACGATCCCTACTCCCATTCAGGCCGGAGCAATTCCCTTCGCGCTTGAGCGTCGCGACATCTGCGGCATCGCCCAGACCGGCACCGGCAAGACGGCTTCCTTCGTTCTTCCCATGCTGTCGCTTCTGGAAAAAGGTCGTGCCCGCGCCCGCATGCCCCGCACGCTGATCCTGGAGCCGACCCGCGAACTGGCCGCCCAGGTTGCCGAAAACTTCGAAAAATACGGCAAGAACCACCGTCTCAACGTCGCCCTCCTTATCGGCGGTGTTTCCTTTGAAGATCAGGACCGCAAGCTGGAGCGCGGCGCAGACGTGCTGATCTGCACCCCCGGCCGCCTTCTCGACCATTTCGAGCGCGGCAAGCTCCTGATGAGCGGTGTCGAAATCCTCGTCATCGACGAAGCCGACCGCATGCTCGACATGGGCTTCATCCCCGATATCGAACGCATCGCCAAACTGATCCCCTTCACTCGCCAGACGCTGTTCTTCTCGGCCACCATGCCGCCGGAGATCCAGAAGCTTGCGGACCGTTTCCTGCAGAACCCGGAGCGCATTGAGGTCGCCAAGCCCGCATCGGCTTCCAAGACCATCACGCAGCGTTTCGTCGCCTCTCACGATAAGGATTACGAGAAGCGCGCCGTCCTGCGCGATCTCATTCGTGCCCAGGAAGACCTCAAGAACGCGATCATCTTCTGCAATCGCAAGAAGGATGTCGCCGATCTCTTCCGCTCGCTGGAACGTCACGGTTTTTCCGTCGGCGCCCTGCATGGCGATATGGACCAGCGCTCGCGCATGACGATGCTTGCCAACTTCAAGGATGGCAACATCAAGCTGCTCGTTGCCTCTGACGTCGCCGCCCGCGGCCTCGATATTCCCGATGTCAGCCACGTCTTCAATTTCGACGTGCCGATCCATTCGGAAGACTATGTTCACCGTATCGGCCGTACCGGCCGCGCCGGTCGTTCTGGGGCTTCTTTCACCATTGTCACCCGCCGCGACCAGAAACATGCCGACGCGATCGAAAAGCTGATCGGCGAAAAGGTCGAATGGCTGAACGGCGATCTCTCCGCCCTGCCGCCGGCTGAAGAAAGCCGCGACAGCGAGCGGTCTCCCCGCCGCGGAAAGGGTCGTGAGCGGGATAAGGATCGTGGCCGCGATCGCCGGTCTTCGAGTCATAAATCTGATATCAACGCCGAAGATAATGGTGGCGAAGTCGTGGAAGCAGCAGCAAAGGCCGACAGCGTGAAGAACGAGCGCAAAGCAGAACAGAAGTCGCAGAACAATGCGCGCGGCAATCGGCCCTATCCGGCAAATGATGACAATCGCGAACGTCGCCGCCACCGTGATCACGACGATGGCCCGACACCGGTCGGATTCGGCGACGACATCCCTGCCTTCATGCTGATCGCGGCCAACGCCAAGATCTGA
- a CDS encoding branched-chain amino acid ABC transporter substrate-binding protein, with translation MMSLRVIAALLSLMALTAEGRAAGVTIGVVAPQDGTFASLGAQISAGANFEIQRAGNTVVPVNETCQDNSGQAVADALIAAKVQIAIGFLCSETLEGALPKLKDANIPVITVSVRSRILMEDSLKNGWPLFRLGPQDSDEAARIIQIILQQWTASPIALIEDGTIHGRELTEAVRNALEENGLKPVFTDTYRPGQEQQIGLVRRLKRAGATKVFIGGDRNDVAIIARDAKAENIPLDILSGDAMRAANQPLVLADGVRAVAIPEYALLPDATATVEALRAAGIEPEGYVLPAAAAALIADQAVQAAVAEGKPVAEKLIGTQFNTPIGPVTFTPAHELSQNPYRLLEWRGDAFVPPADGTD, from the coding sequence ATGATGAGCCTGCGTGTCATAGCCGCCCTTCTGTCGCTCATGGCGTTGACGGCCGAAGGCCGCGCGGCCGGCGTGACGATCGGCGTCGTGGCGCCGCAGGACGGCACTTTCGCCTCGCTCGGCGCCCAGATTTCCGCCGGCGCGAATTTTGAGATCCAGCGGGCGGGTAATACGGTCGTTCCCGTCAATGAGACCTGCCAGGACAATAGCGGCCAGGCGGTCGCCGATGCGCTGATCGCCGCCAAGGTCCAGATCGCCATCGGCTTCCTCTGCAGCGAGACGCTGGAAGGCGCCCTGCCGAAGCTGAAGGACGCCAATATTCCTGTTATCACCGTGTCGGTGCGCTCGCGAATCCTGATGGAAGATTCGCTGAAGAACGGCTGGCCCCTCTTCCGCCTCGGTCCGCAGGATAGTGATGAAGCCGCCAGGATCATTCAGATCATTCTGCAGCAATGGACGGCCTCTCCGATCGCCCTCATCGAGGATGGCACGATCCACGGCCGCGAACTGACGGAAGCCGTGCGCAACGCACTGGAAGAAAATGGCCTGAAGCCTGTTTTTACCGACACCTACCGACCGGGACAGGAACAGCAGATCGGCCTCGTGCGCCGCCTGAAGCGGGCCGGCGCCACCAAGGTCTTCATCGGCGGTGACAGGAACGATGTCGCCATCATCGCCCGTGACGCCAAGGCTGAAAACATACCGCTCGACATTCTGAGCGGCGATGCGATGCGCGCCGCAAACCAGCCGCTCGTGCTGGCGGATGGCGTACGCGCCGTCGCCATTCCCGAATATGCGCTTCTGCCGGACGCGACTGCGACCGTCGAGGCCTTGCGAGCAGCGGGAATCGAACCGGAAGGCTATGTCCTGCCGGCAGCCGCAGCCGCGCTGATTGCCGATCAGGCCGTGCAGGCGGCCGTGGCCGAAGGCAAGCCGGTGGCCGAAAAGCTGATCGGAACGCAGTTCAATACGCCGATCGGCCCAGTCACCTTCACGCCGGCCCATGAACTGTCGCAAAATCCCTATCGCCTTCTCGAATGGCGCGGCGACGCTTTCGTCCCGCCGGCCGACGGGACGGACTGA
- the tyrS gene encoding tyrosine--tRNA ligase has protein sequence MPEFKSDFLRTLQERGFIHQISDESGLDDLFAKETVTAYIGFDPTAPSLHAGSLIQIMMLHWMQKTGHRAISLMGGGTGMVGDPSFKEEARQLMTVDTIEGNIASIKRVFSNYLNYGEGPKDALMINNAEWLRSLNYLEFLRDVGKHFSVNRMLSFDSVKTRLDREQSLSFLEFNYMILQAYDFVELAKRYDCRLQMGGSDQWGNIVNGIDLGHRMGTKQLYALTSPLLTTSSGAKMGKSATGAVWLNADMLSAYDFWQYWRNTEDADVSRFLKLYTTLPMDEIARLSALAGSEINEVKKILATEVTAILHGREAAEQAAETARKTFEEGGLSDNLPSVEVPASELDAGIGLLSLIVRAGLAASNGEARRHVQGGAVRINDQAVSDERKMIGSGEITADGVIKLSLGKKKHILIRRAA, from the coding sequence ATGCCTGAGTTCAAGTCCGATTTCCTCCGCACGCTGCAAGAGCGCGGCTTCATTCATCAGATTTCCGATGAAAGCGGCCTCGACGATCTTTTCGCCAAGGAAACCGTGACGGCCTATATCGGCTTCGATCCGACCGCACCCAGCCTGCATGCCGGATCGCTCATCCAGATCATGATGCTGCACTGGATGCAGAAGACCGGCCATCGCGCCATCTCGCTGATGGGCGGCGGCACCGGCATGGTCGGCGACCCCTCGTTTAAGGAAGAGGCCCGCCAGCTGATGACGGTCGATACGATCGAAGGCAACATCGCCTCCATCAAGCGCGTCTTCTCGAACTACCTGAATTACGGCGAAGGTCCGAAGGACGCGCTGATGATCAACAATGCCGAATGGCTGCGCTCGCTGAACTATCTCGAGTTCCTGCGCGATGTCGGCAAGCATTTCTCGGTCAACCGCATGCTGTCCTTCGATAGCGTGAAGACGCGCCTCGACCGCGAACAGTCGCTCTCCTTCCTGGAATTCAACTACATGATCCTCCAGGCCTACGACTTCGTCGAGCTTGCCAAGCGCTACGACTGCCGCCTGCAGATGGGCGGTTCGGACCAGTGGGGCAACATCGTCAACGGCATCGACCTTGGTCACCGCATGGGGACCAAGCAGCTCTATGCGCTGACCTCGCCGCTGCTGACCACCTCTTCCGGCGCCAAGATGGGCAAGTCTGCGACCGGGGCCGTCTGGCTGAATGCCGACATGCTCTCGGCCTATGATTTCTGGCAGTATTGGCGCAACACCGAGGATGCGGACGTTTCGCGTTTCCTCAAGCTCTACACGACGCTGCCGATGGATGAGATCGCCCGCCTTTCGGCACTTGCCGGCTCCGAGATCAACGAGGTCAAGAAGATCCTGGCGACCGAGGTCACCGCGATCCTGCATGGCCGCGAAGCCGCGGAGCAGGCAGCCGAGACGGCCCGCAAGACGTTTGAAGAAGGCGGCCTTTCCGACAACCTGCCGTCGGTCGAGGTTCCCGCCTCCGAGCTCGACGCCGGCATTGGCCTCCTGTCGCTGATTGTCCGCGCCGGTCTTGCCGCCTCGAACGGAGAAGCCCGCCGTCATGTTCAGGGCGGCGCGGTGCGCATCAACGACCAGGCCGTCAGCGACGAACGCAAGATGATCGGCAGCGGCGAAATCACCGCCGATGGCGTCATCAAGCTGTCGCTCGGCAAGAAGAAGCACATCCTGATCCGCCGCGCAGCGTAA
- a CDS encoding DUF2259 domain-containing protein — MTKRMFMGGFLAALLTGMAATASAGDIANMQPVGFSADGKVFAFQEFGMKDGKTPYSETYFIDTDTGADLEGTPFHLELTDKDADLSKARRQNLTAARQQMDKYDLLTNPGLIAAFNPPTELGSPMKTIRYTTIASDGPARGAYSLLLGDAEVAKPESCKGVNRVIGFTLQLIEKDGAPNRQLVHEDKSLPADRGCTVEYRMGGALVYQPESGKPVHIALILALSASPDGRNGRWIAVPVHP; from the coding sequence ATGACGAAGCGCATGTTCATGGGCGGATTTCTCGCCGCCCTGCTGACCGGCATGGCTGCCACGGCCTCAGCCGGCGATATCGCCAATATGCAGCCTGTCGGCTTTTCCGCCGACGGCAAGGTCTTTGCCTTCCAGGAATTCGGCATGAAGGATGGCAAGACCCCCTATTCGGAGACCTATTTCATCGATACCGATACCGGTGCCGATCTCGAGGGCACGCCTTTTCATCTGGAACTGACCGACAAGGATGCCGATCTGTCTAAGGCGCGCCGCCAGAATCTGACGGCAGCCCGCCAGCAGATGGACAAGTACGACCTTCTGACCAATCCCGGCCTGATTGCTGCCTTCAATCCGCCGACCGAGCTCGGCTCGCCGATGAAAACGATCCGTTACACGACGATTGCAAGTGACGGCCCGGCGCGGGGCGCCTATTCGCTGCTGCTCGGCGATGCCGAAGTCGCCAAGCCGGAAAGCTGCAAGGGCGTCAACCGCGTCATCGGCTTCACCCTGCAGCTCATCGAGAAAGATGGTGCGCCGAACCGCCAGCTGGTGCATGAGGACAAGTCGCTGCCGGCAGATCGCGGCTGTACCGTGGAATATCGCATGGGCGGCGCCCTCGTCTATCAGCCGGAATCGGGCAAGCCTGTCCATATCGCCCTCATCCTGGCGCTGAGCGCCTCTCCGGACGGCCGCAATGGCCGCTGGATCGCCGTTCCGGTTCACCCCTGA
- a CDS encoding ferritin-like domain-containing protein: protein MTAITSLRGGAIDAIRSADLDRKTELAQESATRWFARRISLRSPLDAPLPERPGRPEKPLLVPPTQVEKRSLHTVPGRVALLHAIAHIELNAVDLALDIVARFASAHVPNSFFDGWMQVAFEEAKHFRMVRKRLNDLGADYGDLPAHDGLWQAAHSTRNDLTARLAVVPLILEARGLDVTPALQAKMRETGDLESAAVLDVIYNDEKGHVAVGAKWFRFLCAREKRDPARAFQELVRANFRGPLKAPFNDVARAEAGLTPSFYRALTSTSQS from the coding sequence GTGACGGCGATCACTTCGCTGCGCGGTGGCGCGATCGATGCGATCCGTTCGGCAGATCTCGACCGCAAGACGGAGCTCGCGCAGGAAAGCGCTACCAGGTGGTTCGCACGTCGTATCTCGCTGCGTTCGCCCTTGGACGCGCCGCTGCCCGAGCGTCCCGGCCGGCCGGAAAAGCCTCTGCTGGTGCCGCCGACCCAGGTTGAGAAGCGCTCGCTGCATACCGTGCCCGGCCGCGTCGCCCTCTTGCACGCGATTGCCCATATCGAGCTCAACGCCGTCGATCTGGCGCTCGACATCGTGGCGCGATTCGCGTCGGCGCATGTACCGAATTCCTTCTTCGACGGCTGGATGCAGGTGGCCTTCGAGGAGGCGAAGCACTTCCGCATGGTGCGCAAGCGCCTCAACGATCTCGGCGCCGACTATGGCGATCTGCCCGCCCATGACGGCCTCTGGCAGGCGGCGCATTCGACCCGCAACGACCTGACGGCGCGCCTGGCCGTCGTGCCGCTCATTCTCGAAGCGCGCGGCCTCGATGTTACGCCTGCCCTGCAGGCCAAGATGCGCGAAACCGGTGACCTCGAAAGTGCGGCGGTGCTTGACGTCATCTACAATGACGAGAAGGGCCATGTCGCCGTCGGCGCCAAATGGTTCCGCTTCCTCTGCGCCCGCGAAAAGCGTGATCCCGCAAGGGCGTTTCAGGAATTGGTGCGGGCCAATTTTCGCGGTCCGCTAAAGGCGCCGTTCAACGATGTAGCGCGCGCCGAAGCCGGCCTGACCCCCTCCTTTTACCGCGCGCTGACGTCCACCAGCCAGAGCTGA
- a CDS encoding NUDIX domain-containing protein codes for MGRPGIDFPGLGVGLVILRDGKILLYKRVRPPEAGYWNIVGGKVDHMEPAEEAARREAEEETGLTVGRVEQIGSTEQLIEADRQHWISLLYIAREVTGEPQLTEPDKLSDFGWFGLADLPEPLSAFTRVAISALPAGQLR; via the coding sequence ATGGGCAGACCCGGCATCGATTTCCCCGGCCTCGGTGTAGGCCTGGTGATTTTGCGCGACGGCAAGATCCTTCTCTACAAGCGAGTGCGTCCGCCTGAAGCCGGCTACTGGAATATCGTCGGCGGCAAGGTCGACCATATGGAGCCCGCCGAAGAAGCCGCGCGCCGCGAAGCCGAAGAAGAAACGGGCCTCACCGTCGGCCGCGTCGAGCAGATCGGCTCTACCGAGCAGCTTATCGAAGCCGACCGCCAGCACTGGATTTCCCTTCTCTATATCGCCCGCGAAGTGACTGGCGAGCCACAACTGACGGAACCGGACAAGCTCTCGGATTTCGGCTGGTTCGGACTTGCCGATCTGCCGGAGCCGCTGTCGGCTTTCACCAGAGTGGCTATATCAGCTCTTCCGGCCGGGCAATTGCGCTGA
- a CDS encoding peptidoglycan DD-metalloendopeptidase family protein: MTNGHHSRVFGKRAQEHVLILASGDKVRHMTVKPWMAALVFCLIGVFSIGYLLATSYLVLRDDLIGATMARQARMQHDYEDRIAALRAQVDRITSRQLLDQQVVEDKVDKLMEQQMALTSRHGKLDNLLDRAESSGLTGKDAPAADARAQSYAPDVKDKRASLNGGAKAIGKLLAGDNQPADAGVPDNSTLAYVPSEETVGDRADRIFSKVTLSLKTVEQDQKNRIDQLTSDAGNAANTIEGVLDRFHIAVPAETIAAKQDEDAVGGPYVEPESNDDFNNSLIQLDGALTRLEAVRSTAESLPFRNPAIGKEVTSPFGNRRDPFLGRLALHSGIDFRFSPGERIRPTAPGKVIAAGWTGGYGNMVEVDHGNGISTRYGHMSEILVKVGDTVDRNDVIGLAGSTGRSTGTHLHYEVRQDGRAVDPIYFMNAGLKLATYIK, encoded by the coding sequence GTGACGAACGGACATCACAGTCGGGTATTCGGCAAGAGGGCACAGGAACACGTCCTCATTCTTGCCAGTGGCGACAAGGTGCGTCACATGACGGTGAAGCCTTGGATGGCCGCCCTCGTCTTCTGCTTAATCGGCGTCTTTTCAATCGGCTATTTGCTGGCCACCTCCTACCTCGTGCTACGCGATGACCTGATCGGCGCGACCATGGCCCGCCAGGCCCGTATGCAGCATGACTATGAAGACCGCATCGCGGCATTGCGCGCCCAGGTCGACCGTATCACCTCCCGCCAGCTACTCGATCAGCAGGTGGTCGAGGACAAGGTCGACAAGCTGATGGAGCAGCAGATGGCTCTGACCTCGCGCCACGGTAAGCTTGATAATCTGCTCGACCGCGCCGAAAGCTCCGGCCTGACGGGCAAGGACGCTCCTGCAGCCGATGCACGGGCACAATCCTATGCACCTGACGTCAAGGACAAGCGTGCTTCGCTGAACGGCGGCGCGAAGGCGATCGGTAAGCTTTTGGCAGGTGATAATCAGCCGGCCGATGCAGGAGTGCCTGATAATTCCACCCTCGCCTATGTTCCGTCAGAGGAAACCGTCGGCGATCGCGCAGACCGCATCTTTTCCAAGGTCACGCTCTCGCTGAAGACCGTCGAGCAGGATCAGAAAAACCGCATCGACCAGCTGACGAGCGACGCCGGCAACGCCGCCAATACGATCGAAGGCGTGCTCGACCGCTTCCATATCGCCGTTCCGGCCGAGACGATCGCCGCCAAGCAAGACGAAGACGCAGTCGGCGGCCCATATGTGGAACCGGAAAGCAACGACGATTTCAACAATTCGCTGATCCAGCTCGATGGCGCGCTGACACGTCTGGAAGCGGTGCGCAGCACCGCCGAATCCCTGCCTTTCCGCAATCCGGCCATCGGCAAGGAAGTCACCAGCCCCTTTGGCAACCGGCGCGATCCATTCCTCGGCCGGCTTGCGCTTCATTCCGGCATCGACTTCCGCTTCTCGCCGGGGGAAAGGATCCGCCCGACCGCGCCCGGCAAGGTGATTGCAGCCGGCTGGACCGGCGGCTACGGCAACATGGTCGAGGTCGATCATGGCAACGGCATTTCGACGCGCTACGGCCATATGTCGGAAATTCTGGTCAAGGTCGGCGATACGGTCGACCGCAACGATGTCATTGGTCTCGCCGGCAGCACGGGTCGCTCAACAGGCACCCACCTGCATTATGAGGTGCGCCAGGATGGGCGCGCCGTCGATCCGATCTATTTCATGAATGCCGGCCTTAAACTTGCCACTTATATAAAATAG
- a CDS encoding peroxiredoxin: MSAPGIGSRAPDFSLPRDGGGRISLSDYHGKPVVLFFYPKDDTTGCTTESLDFTALADEFAAVGAAIVGMSPDSATCHDRFIKKHKLTVALASDEEKTVLQAYGVWKEKKMYGRTFMGVERTTFLIRRDGTIATIWQKVRVPGHAATVLEAVRNLAA; encoded by the coding sequence ATGTCCGCACCCGGTATTGGCTCCCGTGCTCCTGATTTCAGCCTCCCGCGCGACGGCGGCGGGCGCATTTCTCTCTCTGATTATCACGGCAAGCCGGTGGTCCTGTTCTTCTACCCCAAGGACGACACGACGGGCTGCACGACCGAATCTCTGGATTTTACCGCGCTTGCCGATGAGTTTGCAGCCGTCGGCGCCGCCATTGTCGGCATGTCGCCTGACTCGGCCACCTGCCACGACCGCTTCATCAAGAAGCACAAGCTGACGGTGGCGCTTGCCTCGGACGAAGAGAAAACGGTGCTGCAGGCCTATGGCGTGTGGAAGGAGAAAAAGATGTATGGCCGCACCTTCATGGGCGTCGAGCGCACGACCTTCCTGATCCGCAGGGACGGCACCATCGCCACCATATGGCAGAAGGTCAGGGTGCCGGGCCATGCGGCAACGGTGCTCGAAGCCGTCCGGAATCTTGCCGCGTGA
- a CDS encoding flavin reductase: MLNRQHIDPGLYRDAMSRYAGHVQLVTTALGEARRGVTITAACSVSDNPASVLVCLNNTNEKNEIFWRSGIFALNSLGAHHQGVADAFSGRTHLENGDRFLSARFETLATGAPVLADALAVFDCRVTDIKEMPTHNVIFGEVAAVRFTEIHPALLYLNRGYHTI; the protein is encoded by the coding sequence GTGTTGAACAGGCAGCATATCGATCCCGGCCTCTATCGCGATGCCATGAGCCGCTATGCCGGCCATGTGCAGCTCGTGACGACGGCGCTTGGTGAAGCCCGCCGTGGCGTCACCATCACGGCTGCCTGCTCGGTATCCGACAATCCGGCTTCTGTCCTCGTCTGCCTCAACAACACCAATGAGAAGAACGAGATCTTCTGGCGCAGCGGCATCTTCGCGTTGAATTCGCTCGGCGCCCACCATCAGGGTGTTGCCGATGCCTTTTCAGGCCGCACGCATCTGGAAAATGGGGATCGCTTCTTGAGCGCCCGCTTCGAAACGCTGGCAACGGGCGCGCCCGTGCTTGCCGATGCGCTTGCCGTCTTCGACTGCCGGGTGACCGACATCAAGGAAATGCCGACCCACAACGTCATCTTCGGCGAGGTCGCTGCCGTTCGCTTCACCGAGATCCACCCGGCGCTTCTCTATTTGAACCGTGGTTATCACACGATATAG